Sequence from the Mauremys mutica isolate MM-2020 ecotype Southern chromosome 2, ASM2049712v1, whole genome shotgun sequence genome:
ctatcaagcattcttaaaactacaatatccacctgctgaagtgaaaaaacagattgacagccagacgagtacccagaagtcacctcctacaagacaggcccaacaaagaaaataacagaacaccactagctgtcaccttcagcccccaactaaaacctctccagcgcatcatcaaagatctacaacctatcctgaaagatgatccctcactctcacagatcttaggggacagacctgtcctcgcttacagacaaccccccaacctgaagcaaatactcaccagcaaccacacatcactgaacaaaaacactaacccaggaacctacccttgcaacaaagcccaatgccaactctgtccacgtatctattcaagtgacatcatcataggacctaatcacatcagccacaccatcagggtgtcattcacctgcacatctaccaatgtgatatatgccatcatgtgccagcaatgcccctctgccatgtacactggccaaagcggacagtctctacgcaaaagaattaatggacacaagtctgacatcaggaatcataacactcaaaaaccagtaggagaacactttaacctgtctgatcattcaatgacagacctgtgggtggcaattttgcaacagaaaagcttcaaaaacagactccaaggagaaactgctgagctggaattgatatgcaaattagatacaatcaccttaggtttaaatagggactgggaatggctgagccattacaaacattgaatctatctccccttgtaagtattctcacacttcttatcaaactgtactgggctatcttgattatcacgtcaaaagttttttcccccccttacttaattggcctcttagagttggtagggcaactcccaccttttcatactctctgtgtgtgtatgtatatatatatcctcaatatatgttccattccatgcatccgaagaagtgagctgtagcccatgaaagcttatgctcaaataaatttgtcagtctctaaggcgccacaagtactcctgttctttttgcggatacagactaacatggctgctactctgaaatatatAATTAATACTGATTTTTAGAAAAACAAACCCACTATTGGATATTAATGGTGAGCAACTGACATCTTTGGTGGGTGAAAATCAGCATACTCATAGGTTAACTTGGCTGGCAATAGTAGTAAACTAAGACCTTGTCCATGCACAAAAGTTTTACTGCTCTAACAATACCAGTTGTAGTTAAAGTAGTAGAATGCTGCCCCACCCCAATGCACATCTATATTGGTAAAGATGTCTTTACACTAGGGGTTACATTTATGCTGGTGTATCAGTAAAAAACTAAGTCAAACCTCTGACAGTTATGCCAATACTGTGTGTATATAAGTTATAGGGATTGACAAAAATCACACAACAAAGTAAAACACTATGTTTATACtcgtttaatttttttaattaggcTTTTGATTGATAGCAGTTTTGATCTAGCAAGAAGTTGTTGCACAATTATCATTGTTATTGCAGTACTACAAGCTGTACCACTTGAAATTACTACAATTATTTTATCTTGATTCTGAACTGTAACGAGCGTTAAATACCTTACAACTTTACAGACAGTGAAAACTTAGCTCCACAATTGCTCCCTCCCTTACGTGGTGGAAAAATTATATTCATTTACCAACATTTTAGTGATTACCTCCACAGTTATTAGAGAAAGTAGGAAAACACCATCACTTAagggtttttttctattttattattgaGCATCTTATATGAAATCTGTTACAGTTTGAAATATCATACCAAAAAGAAGTAAAAATACATGGAACTCAAAGCAAATGTAAGTTTAACACAAGTTTTATTGTTGGGAACGTAGTTATTATAAATGAGTCATTTACACGACTTTTTCTGATTAGGGGCCATAGCTGTTATAGGAACAGATCAATCCACCAGATAGTGAGATATCCACAGCTCAGTAGCCATTCACGTGTACTCTGGTACTATATGCAATCTTTACAGTGATCATCATTTCATAGGCAGAATTAGTTTAGTATTTTCCTTCGGAAGCTTACTAGTCTTCTGagggacattttcagagaacagaTGTTTTACTTGCATTAAAACACTGAAATTATGCCTGTCGTTGCTTGTGTCTGGGATGAGTTTTACAGTACACAAATAATCGTCCACGTCTGCGAACAATAAAACAGTCCTTACAGCGCCTTTTGATGACACCTTTTGTTTTCATCCCCATGGCAGTCTGGCCGCCTGGAAGCTGGCTGCTTGCGAGCAGCGGCTGACCTACCAGGCCGCGCTGCTTGGCGGCCACCGCCGGCGCGGTCGGTAGGACGTGTCCGAAGCCCAGGGACGAGAagggcaggcgcggggccgcgcaGGGCCGGAGGTAACGCAGCGGGGCGGCGGCGGCCGCCAACAGGGTCTTCACGAGCAGCGCCGCCATGTTGTCTCGCCTGCGGCAGAAGAGACGAGTCAGGGGCCTGTCGCCCCGCGGCCCAGGCAGGGCCCCGGCGACCCCACcccgcgccctcaccccgccgGCCACCAGCGGAGCCCgagcgcccgcccgcccgcccgcgggTAACGGCCCCCGCAGGCACAGGGCCGCTCCGGCCCGGGGAAGCCCCTTGACCCCGGCGCTGCCACGAGCCGGGCCACCCCCCCCGTCCGAGCCACCGACCTTCGCTCGCCGGCGGCAGCGGGGACCGAGGCGCgcggctcgggctcgggctcggCGAGGTCACGTAAAGAGCGGGGCGCTGCGCTGTCACGTGCTCCACTGCGCCTCCTCCGGGGCAAAGCGCGTTGCGCATGTGCAGCCGCAGCGCCAGGTCGCTCGATCACGTGGTTGAGTCAACATGGCAGCGCCCTGCTCGACCTTCCGC
This genomic interval carries:
- the MRPL36 gene encoding 39S ribosomal protein L36, mitochondrial, with the protein product MAALLVKTLLAAAAAPLRYLRPCAAPRLPFSSLGFGHVLPTAPAVAAKQRGLVGQPLLASSQLPGGQTAMGMKTKGVIKRRCKDCFIVRRRGRLFVYCKTHPRHKQRQA